The window CCGCCACCGGGGGGTACGTAGAGCAATGGTCTTCCCATGCCCTAGGGAGACGCAGAGGGAGACGAGGATCGCTCGCAGCCGAAAACGCTCTTCCCCGAAAACTGCATAGACGCGCCATTTCGACTTTCAGGTGGCACCCTTTTCTGGCAGCACCCCTTGCCACCGAACATTTGGGTGGCACCCTTTACTGGGCTCAGGGCGAGGGCCTGATTCGGTAGTGGGCGAAGGGTTGCCATTGGCCGTCTTGCCGCGACTCCAGGCGCAGATCGAGCGCCGCATTCGCCAGGGAATCGGAAGGGAGCAGAACGGTGAAATCTCCCCGCGGGCTCAAGGCGAGGTCGTTGACGGTAAAGAGAGCTCCGACGTCCGGGGCGGTTCCGACCAAGCGGTAGGTCGCGGTATCGAGATCGTCCCGGAGGCGATCCGCCGGCGGGATGAGGAGGATCAACATCGGACCCTCCGGTGGTACCTCGACGGCTGTGCCGCCGGCGTTTCGGACCCGGTCGTCGATGGCTATCAGCTCGACGACATGGATATCGCCCCGCGGTTTCTCGGGGACGAGGCGTGACCACAGCCAGCCCCCGCAGACGGCGAAAAGGGCGATGCTCGCCGCCACGGCGAAGACTCGCCAGCTCCTCGCGGAGCGGTCCTTGGGCCGGCGAGACGCCGGCGGAGGGTCCGGTAACGGCAAGGTCTCCGCCACGGCGCCGCTCGCCGCTTCGACGGCGTTGGCGCAGACCTCGCAGTCGGCGAGGTGGCGCTCCAGCAGGTCGCGCGGGAAGCCGGCAAGCTCGCGGCCTTCGGCGTAGTCGAGCAGTACTTCCGCCGGCGGGTGAGTGCCGGTGGCTGTCCAGACGAAGGCGGCGTCCCGCAATTCTCGGCGACAGTCTTCGCAGGTGCCGAGGTGGGCGAGCACCTCATGTTTTTCCCCTTCTTCGAGGCTCCCGTTGAGCAGGAAGGGGAGGTATTCGCTGGTGCTTTGGCAGTCCATGAAGTCAATCTCTGGCTCACTCGGACACCGAGTCGGTCCCGGCGAGGGGGTGAACAGCGAGGCCGTTCTTCCTTCGCACGGGACGGTCGGTGCCGATATTCATCCGTTACGGGTCCACTTGGCTTCGTTGGCCAGCAGTTTCTCCCGCGTCTCGACCGCCTGCCTGCGGCAGCGCAGCACCCGCACCCGCAGGGTGCCCGGCGCGACGCCGGTCCGCCGCGCCATCTCGGAGTAGCTCAAGCCCTCCCGAACCATCGCCCATAGCTTTCGGCAGGCCTGCGACAGGCTGTCGGCGACCCGCAGGGCCTGTTCGACGGATTGGCGCCGCTGGAGCGATTCCAGGGCGGACCGACCGTCCGTCGGGAACTGGAAGTCCGCCACGTCGACCCACTCGCGCCGCGAGCCGGCGCGCATGCGATCGATGCACTTGTAGTGCACCATGCGGCTGACGTAGGTCTCCAGTCGGCTGGCGAACCGAAACCCCTCGCTCGAAAGGTTGACCAGCAGGGAGGTGAGGATCTCCTGTTCGAGATCTTCGAGGTCGTTCACTAGGAAGCGCCGATAGCGACCGGCGGTGAGGCGGATCCAGCCGCGAATTCGCTGAACGCTGGATGGATCGCCCGCCAGCAGCCCTTCGATGATGAGGCGGTCCCGATCCGGTTCTCTGGCTTGCTCGAATGCCACGGAGGGGATGCTATTCCGGATTGCCGATCAAGACGAAGGGGGCCCAGTAGTACGGATGGGCGGATCTGGGCCGGTCCACCAGGTCGAGTTTGGCGGCGCGCAGGGCCTCCGCCTTCGACTCGCCGGCGAGGAGTCGTCCGTAGAGGCCGACCATCAGCTCCTGAGTGGCGCTGTCCGAGACCTCCCACAGGCTCGCCACGAGGGACGACGCCCCGGCAAATAGGAAGCCCCGCGCCAGGCTCATCACCCCTTCGCCGCTCTCTTGCCGTCCGGCGGCGCTCTGGCAGGCGGACAAGGTCACCAGATCGGCGGCGAAGCGGAGGTGGAGGATCTCCCGTAGCTGCAGCAGACCGTCGTGCTCCCGGTCCGGTACCAGGAGAAGGGCCGACTGGTTTGGCAACTCGGGGTCGACGTAGGCATGGGCAGCGAAGTGGAGGTAGCGAGCCTCCGCCGCCAGCTTCGAGCGGGCCACCGTCTCGGTGGCCTGGTCGCCGAGGAAAATGTGTCCCGCGATCTCGTCGTCCCCTTCGCTCTCTTTCTGGGCCAACAGGCGGGCGACGGTCTCGACCTCTTGGCGGGCGTAGGGCAGGGGGCCGAAGGAAGGCTTTTCGGAGCCACCGGCTCTTCGCGCCGGCAGGGCGGGCCGGGGCCGGTCGGCGAGGGAATCTCCCAGGGCGACCAGGTTGGGCGCTGTGTTGGGGCGAGGGCCGGCCCGCTGCAGACTGGCCAAGACGCCGGCGGATGGTGCATAGCTGATCCGATAGCGCTCGATGGCGAATCGGAGATCGGACCAAGTGTCCGTGGGTGCCGGCGCCTCGATCAACAGGGCCTCGAAGGGGATCTGGTGCAACCAGCCGTCGGGGCTGATGATCAGCGAATCACCATCCAGGTGCGACGCGAGCGGCGCAAGGAGCTCCCGCCAGAGGCGATAGGAGTCCTCCGCAAAGCGGGCGACGAAGCGCGAGGGCTGGCTCGAAGCCTGGGCGAGGGCGACAGCCTTGGCGGGGAGATCGGCGCTGGGCCGAAGGGTGTCGAGGGTGATGCCGTCGCTCTTCACTACGAAGACCAGCAGACGATCCTCGAGGAAGTGAAACGACACCAGGGTGCGGTTTCCCAGGGCGGCCTGGGCCTGGGGGAGATCGACCGGTCGGGCGTCGAGCAGCGCGGCCCTCCGGGGATCGCGCCGGTAGCGCTCCGCGGCGATCACCTCGAGATCGAGTTCCGACTTCGCGATCGCGGCGTCGAATTCGGACAGTGTCTTGGGGTCGGGTGTCGGCGAACCTTGCAGCAACTCGAACCGTTGTCTCGCCAGACTTTCCGCTCGTTCGAGGAGGCCGCGTTCGCGCTCGACGAGCTGGGGATCCATCTCGGCGGTGACGGCGTTGCGGGAGGCCTCCAGGAATTCTCTCAGCGACCGCGCCCGGGACCGCTCCGAGAGCAGGAAGGCGCGCTCGATCTGGTCGGGCGAAGGTCCGACGGTGCCGGTCGAGGGCGCTAGCTCCAGTTCCAGGGCGAGATCGTAGACCCGGCGGAGAAGCCGGGCGAAGGACGAGCGAAAACGATCCGTGGGCAGGCGCCTTCGGACATCCTCGGCGAGTTCGATGGCGCGATCGAGCTGAGTCCGGGCCGACGGGCGTTTCAGGCGCCAGAGCAGCTCCGCCGCCTGAATCCGTGAGGTCAACTCCAGCGGGGTGAGGCGGAGCTGCTCCGCTCGATCGGCGGCGGAAAGGTAGCTGGTCGCGGCTTCTTGCAGCAAGCCCGACGCCTCTTGCCAGCGCCCGAGAATCTCCGTGTCGCGGATGGCCCGCGGGAAATTTCCGATGTCTAGATGAGCCCTTCGCCCGCGGTCCAGAAAGGGTTTGGCCTCGGTCAGGCGCCCGCTGTCCATCAGCGCCAAGCCCATTCCTCGCCAAGCGGGAGCTTGGGCTTCGAGAGGCGCATTCTCCGCCTCGGCGACGGCGCGTCGGAAGACCGTCTCGGCTTCGGCCGGTCGGTCGAGCGCCAAAAGCGTTTCCCCATAGTTGACCAGCGCGCCCAGAAGGTCTTCGATCTGGCCGTGGTTTTCGACGAACGCGATGTTCTCTCGATGCTTCGCGACCAGCCCTTTCTCCTCACCGAGGGCGCGCAGTGCGGTCACTTGATTTTCGAGGGCGAGAATGGCGTTGCGCGGGTCGCCCCGGTTCCGGTAGCCACGGTGAGCGGCGGCGTAGGCTTCGATGGCTTTCACCAGGTCACCCCGGTTCAGGTAGGCGGATCCGACGTTCATGTGCAGGGCGCTGCGGTCCCACGGGGCGTCGAGGCGTTCGGTGAGCGGTAGGCCTTCCTCGAACAGTTCGATCGATCGCCGGTGATCTCCTTTCTGATTGAGGTCGTAGACCAGCAGCCGAAGGGTCGACATGCGGCAGGGTAGCTCGCTTTCAGCGGAGAAGTTGGCGAGGATGTACTCCTCGGCGGCGAGGGCCTCATCGACACTGCGGGCGTAGACCGCTTCGGCCCAGGTCAGCCGGGCGCGGCACTCCGGCCAGGAATGGCCGGATGCCTGGGCGATGGCGATCGCCTCTTCCAGGGGTTTCAGAGCGTCCAGCGGTCGTCCGAGTTGAATCAGCAGGTCGCCTACTCGCTTGAGGGCGAAGGCCTGGCGTGCCGGGAGATCGAGGGCCGCGAACCGACGAGCGGCGCCCCGCGCTCGGCTCACCCATTCGTCGTCCACCAGGCCGAGGCCGCGCTGGGCGCGGGTGAAGCGGGTGGAATGGTAGGCCCTTTCGGCCTCGAAGCGCAGCCGGTCTCGGCTGGTGGCCCGGCCGCGCCGCTCCACCCGCAGCCGTACCGACCCGGCGCGGGTACTCACCGAACGGACCACGAGGCGGTAGTTCGTCGGGCGCGAAGGTAGGGCGAAGAGGAACTCCTCGCCCCAGGCCCACGGCCGGAGGTTGGCGCGCCAGATCGAAGTCTCGTCCTCGGTCGTTCCGGTCTCGAAGAGCTCGAGCTCGACGTTGATGGTGTCCTGCGCCACGACGACGTGCAGTAGTTCGCCCGCCGCCAGCGGCGCAGAGAAGGTGCGTTCTTCGCCGACGGCGAGTTCTAGGCTCACCTCGGCACCCTTCGGCGGCAGGGGTTCCTGCGCCGCGAACGAACTCGCCGCCACCCACAGCCCGAGCAGGACTGCGCCGCATCGCGGGACGAGGCTGCGCAACCGCCGAGAAGGGCGTACTGCGGTCCCGCGAGAGCCGAGACTGGGATGTCGGAGGGGGAGAATCATCTGGGGGGTGGTCGTAGGGGTCCAGGCGAGTATAGGTGTAACGCCCGTTCGACCCGAGCGACGGTCGGGGAAAGCACCGCCGGCCGCTTGCGGCCAGATTCGCTTTCAATTCTCTCCCGGAGCATGCCATGCCTTTACTTCTTCGACCCTTCGGTTGGTTCCTGGTCGGCCTGTCGGCGGCGATCTTTGGCGGCGCCGCCGAGGCCGCGATCTGGCGCGTCGGTACCGGCGCCGGATGCGACACCTCTTCCGTGCAGCATGCGGTCAATCTGGCGAATGCCCCCGGTGAGCACGAGATCCGCCTGACGAAGAACGAAATCCAGTTTGAGGATGTCAGCGTCGGCAATTCCATCAACTCGGCCCGGTTGGTCATCAGCGGCGGCTGGAATCGTTGCGCCAGCACCGCTCCATCGAGCGAGAAGACGGGTATCGCGGGTCTCGCCAACGGAAATAGCTGGGGCCCCTTCCAGATCGTCAGGGACGGCCCGGAGGCTCCGCGGCGGCAGGTGATTCTTCGCAATCTGTTCATCCTCGGCGAATGGTCCACCCTCGATCCGGGAGCCGAGTTGAAGCGCGACGCCTTGAGGGTGCGCGGCGGCTGGGTCGAGTTGGAAAACACCCTCGTCCACCACGGCGCTCCGGGAATCCACGTGTTCGACGGAGCGGATGTCCGGATCGACGAGAACTCCGCCGTATCTGAGAATTTCGCACCGGACACCTCCGAGCTGCTTGGCGGCGGCATCTCCTGCGGCCGGCGCATCGACTCGACGAGCGGTCAAAACACCATGGTGCGTGTTCGCGGTCGCGTGCAGCTCAACCGGGCGGTGAACGGCGCCGGCATTCTTGCCCGCCACGGCTGCACCATCAGCCTGGAGCCCGGGGCCTTCGTGCACAGTAACGAAGCCAGCGGCAGCGGCGGTGGCATTTACCTGGAGACCGGTGCGGATCTCTTTGCCGGCGGCGATGCCGATTCGCCGGTGAGAGTCCAAGGCAATCTCGCTGACTATGGAGGAGGTCTCTACCTTCGAAGCAGTGGTACCCGGGCGCAAGCCTCGAACATCGAGATCAACGACAACGAGGCCCTGTTCGGCGGCGGCGGCGTGTTGGTGAATCAGAACGCCGTGCTGCAGCTCAATCGGTCGAGTTCCGTGAGCTGCCCGAACGCTCCCTACTGCAACACCTTGGTCGGCAATCGCTGCAACGGACTCAACGGCAGTGCTTTATTCGTCGCCCCCAACGGTCGCGCTGAGATCTCCCGCGCCTTCGTGAATGAAAATGTCGGTTCGAGTTCACCGGGACCGGTGATCCGGGTGGAGGGTACCTTTTCCCATCTGCGGCTCGAAGGAGTCGCTTTTTGGAACAATCGCGCTGTCGCGCTGCTGGAAGCTTCCGACGGCGCCATGGTGGAGGCGGGATTCGTCACCGCGGCGCGCAATGCTTGGCTGGTCAACGGAAGCGGCGATCCGATTCTCCAAAGCTGGGTGGCGAGTACTTCGAGCGGTGCGATGATCGACCTGCAGGCGAGCATCCTCGACGATACCCGAGGTTCCGCCGGCTCCGGAAACATCGGCCGATGCCTGCTGATGGACGACGCCACCAACATGGTGGCGGGCAACTCCATCGTCGGCCAGGACCCACGGTTCGTCAGCCCCGCAAGCGGCAACCTGCATCTGCAGTCGACCTCCCCTGCGATCGATTTTTGCGACGCCCACTTCTTCCCCATCTGGACGGACATCGACCTTCAGGCGCGGGGGTACGATAGTGCCGGCAATATCAACGGCATCGGCACCCTGGATCTCGGCTTCGATGAGTACATCGGGGACGTCGGCGGCGCCCGAGAAATCTTCGACGACGGCTTCGAAAGCGGTAACACCGCCGCCTGGTCGGCGGCGGTGGACTAGCCCACCTTTCTTACTCGCGGATCTCTTGCACCTCCAGCGAACTCAGAGCCCTAATCGATGGGAGAGAGCAGCTTGACGTCGGTCACCAGGTGGCGAACGCCGTGGGCCTCGTGTTCGTTGAAGGCGTTGTCTTTGCACCAGCGATGCAGGCTGTGGATGTCGAGGCGGGCGCACTCCGGTCGGACGCTCCAAGAGACCTGAAGATTGGAGCAGCTACCGTCGTTGTACTTCGGGCCGGTGGTGGAGCCGAGGAATTTCACCGGCTCTCCGGTGTCCCCGGGCAAGGTCTTCGCCTGGTGATAGCCGTTGACAACGTTGCCGCCGTAGGCGAATTCGGCGAAGTCGAGGGCTGCCGGATCGTTGACCAGCAGGAAGACCTGGGCCTCTACCCGTAGACCGGGGTTGGCGCAGTTGTCCGGTGACAGGCAGGCGCCGAGGGTCGGCCCCGGGGTAATGTCGCAGGAGGTGTGGACCCAATGCACTTCGATGGTGTCGCCGGCTTCGATGAGCTTACAGTCGTCCGCGGCGGCGGGTTGCAGAAGCTCCGCCGGCAGTGCCTCGCTGTCGTTGCAGCGGAACCCGCCTCCGACTCCCGGATGTTCCGAATGTCCGTGCCCTGGATTGGCGGCGACCGAATAGGCCCTGGCCTTGTGCTCAGCGTGCTTGTGGAAGTGGATGTTGCAGAGATTCATCTGTGTGGACTCCGGCGCGAATCCGAAAACGCGAGGATTCTCACCGGCCTTCTGGTCGATGTCGCGCGGGGTTTGCGGGCCGAATCCCTGACAGACATCCTCCGCGCTCGTCGGCATAGCCAGCAGGGCGGCGGTCAGAACTCCAGTGGCGATTCTTCCCATCGGGCGCAGCTTTTTCATTCTTCTTCCTCTCCAGGACGGATACCTCAAACCTTGATTCGACGGCGAGTGGTTGAGGCCCCCGCGCGCCGCCTCGGCGTGGGGCGAGTATGTGATGGCGAATTCTTTCGGTCAAGCAAGTTCTGCGGTGCCCTTGACGACCGTACCGACTGTGCGATTCGATAGGTCGAACCCAGTTTAATGGCAGGAGAGATTCGATGATTCCGGTGAAGCCCGATCTGGCCGCAGGCGCCCACATTCCGTCCCTCGACGAGTACCGCCGCATCTACCGGGAGTCGTTGGAGGATCCCGAGTCCTTCTGGCGTCATCAGGGGGAGCGGTTGAGCTGGTTCCAGGAGCCGGAGACGGTGGGCGAGTGGGACTACCGGGAGGTGGATATCTCCTGGTACGCCGGCGGCCAGCTCAACGCCAGCTTCAACTGCGTGGATCGCCATGCGGCGGCGACACCGGACAAGACGGCGATCATCTGGGCGAAGGACGAAGCCGGCGAGTACGAGCGCATCTCCTACCGGCAGCTCCGCCGTGAGGTGTGCCGGGTGGCCAATGTGTTGAAAGCCCACGGGGTGCGACGCGGCGACCGGGTGTGCATCTACCTGCCGATGATCCCGGAACTGGCTTTCACCATGCTCGCCTGCGCCCGCATCGGCGCCGTGCATTCCATCGTCTTCGCCGGTTTCTCGGCGGATGCTCTTCGCGACCGTATCGAGGACGCCGAGTGTCGGGTGGTAGTGACCGCCAATCAGGGGTTGCGCGGCGGCAAGACCATTCCCTTGAAGGAGACGACGGACGCCGCCGTCGAGGGTCTGGAGATCGATGCGGTGCTGGTGGCCCGCCGGACGGATCATCCGTCGGAGATGGTGGACGGCCGGGATTTCTGGCTGGACGACGAGGTGGCCCGGCAGCGGCCGGTGTGCCCGGCCGAGTGGATGGATGCGGAGGATCCACTGTTCATCCTCTACACCTCCGGTTCGACGGGCAAGCCCAAAGGGGTGATGCACACCACCGCCGGCTATCTGGTGTACACCTCCTTGACCCATCAGATGGTGTTCGATGTCCACGCTGACGACGTCTACGCCTGCGTGGCGGACATCGGCTGGATCACTGGCCACAGCTACATTGTCTATGGCCCCTTGACCAACGGCGCGACAACGGTGATGTTCGAGTCCACGCCGCTGTATCCGGATCCCGGCCGCTATTGGCGACTGGTGGACGATCTCGGGGTGACGGTGTTCTACACCGCGCCGACGGCAATCCGCGCCATCGCCCGGGAGGGCGACTCCTGGGTGACCGAGTATCGGCGCGATTCCCTGCGGGTGCTGGGCACCGTCGGCGAGCCGATCAATCCGGAGGTGTGGGATTGGTACCACAACGTGGTCGGGAACGGCCGCTCGGCGGTGGTGGACACCTGGTGGCAGACGGAGACCGGCGGTATCCTGATCACCCCGTTGCCCGGCGCCACGCCTACCAAACCGGGCTCGGCGACGCTGCCGCTCTTCGGTATCGAGCCGGTGCTGATGGACGACGACGGCCAAGTGATCGAGGGCAATGACGTGCGCGGCAACCTTTGCATGGCGCGCTCCTGGCCGGGCCAGGCGCGCACTCTGTGGGGCGACCACCAGCGCTTCCGGGAGACCTACTTCAGTCAGTATCCGGGCTACTACTTCACCGGCGACGGCTGCCACCGGGACGCCGACGGCTACTACTGGATCACCGGCCGGGTGGACGATGTGCTGAACGTCAGCGGTCACCGCCTGGGCACCGCCGAGGTGGAGAGCGCGCTGGTGGCCCACGATGCGGTGGCCGAAGCGGCGGTGGTGGGTTACCCGCATGAGATCAAGGGCACCGGCATCTTCGCCTACGTGCTGGTCACACCGGACTTTGCAGACAGCGACGCCGAGGAACTGGTCGGCTTGCTCAAGGAGCAGGTGCGCCAGGCGATCGGCCCGATCGCTCGGCCGGATCGCATCCAGATCGCTCCGGGCCTGCCGAAGACCCGTTCCGGCAAGATCATGCGCCGCATCCTGCGCAACATCGCCGCCGGCGAGTACGACGACCTGGGGGACATCTCCACCCTGGCCGATCCGGCGGTGGTGGAGAAGCTGGTGGCGGCCCATCGGGAGCGTTAGGGGTTGATGAGCGCCGAGCGAAGCCAGGCTCTCTACAGAATCCTCTCCAGCGCCCTCGACCTCGACGACGACGACCGTCGAGCGTTTCTCGACCGGGCCTGCGGCGGCGATGAAGCCTTACGCCGCCGGGTCGACGACCTGCTGAATCTCGAAACCTCCAACGCCCCGGCGACGCAGCGCCACGGCCTGCCGCTCCATCGGGCCTGGGACCCCTCGTCGCCGGCGCATCAGCCACCGGCCGACGGCGAGGCCCTCGCTCCAGAGATCTCGCTGCCGGAGCGTCTCGGCCCCTATCGCATTCTCGACCTCCTGGGCCGCGGTGGAATGGGCGCCGTCTACCTGGCGGAGCAAGAGGAGCCGGTGCGGCGGCGGGTGGCCCTCAAGGTGGTGGCGGCTGCGCTCCTCGACCCGCAGGGGCGCATGCGTTTCCAGGCGGAGCGTCAGGCCCTCGCTCGCTTGACCCACCCCAACATCGCCCAGATGTACGACGCTGGCAGTACCGACGACGGCACGCCGTACTTCGCCATGGAACTGGTCGAAGGGGTGTCGATCACTGAGTTCTGTGACCGCGAGCGCCTCGACATTCGGCGTCGATTGGAGCTCTTCCGGACTCTCTGCGAAGGTGTCGCTTACGCCCACCAGAAAGGCCTCCTGCATCGCGACCTCAAGCCTTCGAACGTTCTGGTGACCGACCACGACGGGCAACCGCTGGTCAAGATCATCGACTTCGGCATCGCCAAGGCTCTCGATCAGCCGCTGGTCGACGGCACTCTCCTCACCCGCGCGAAGGTGCTCGGAACGCCGGCCTATATGAGCCCCGAAGCGGTGCGCGATGGCACCCAGGTCGATACCCGGAGCGACGTCTACGCCCTGGGGGTGATGCTCTATGAGCTGCTCGTGGGCGTGCGCCCGATCGGCAAGAGATCGGACGATCCGCTCAAGATACTGGGTCGCATCGCCGAAGAGGTGCCGAAACGCCCGAGCACCCGCTGGCGCTCCCTGGACGATGACTCCCAGGAGGGCTCGGCAGAGCATCGCAGCCTGCCGCCGCAGTCCGTCTCCCGAGCCCTCGACGGCGATCTCGACTGGATCGTCATGAAGGCCATCGACAAGGAGCCGGAGCGGCGCTACGGCTCGGCCAGCGAGCTGGCTGCGGACATCGAGCGCCATCTGAGCGATGAGCCGATCGAGGCCCGGCCGCCAACCCTGGCCTACCGTGCCGGCCGGTTCGCTCGCCGACACCGGCTGGCCGTCGGCGCCGCGGCCCTGCTGTTGCTGGCCCTGTTGGCCGGCATCGCCGGCACCGGCGTCGGTTTGATCCAGGCGCGCAACGAAGCCGAGGCCGCCCGCCAGGCCTTGGCCGAGACTCGGGCCGTGTCGAATTACATGGTGGAGCTGTTTCGGCTGGCGGCGCCGGACCGCTCCGGGGGCGAGCAGGTGACCGCCCGCGATCTCCTTTCCCACGGCAGTGACCTGGCCGACGAACGCTTTGCGGACAAGCCCCTTGCCCGTTCGCGCTTCCTCCACAGCATCGCTTCGAGCTATCAGAATCTTGGGCTCTACGAACCTGCCGAGGAACACTTCCGCCGCGCCCTTGCGATCCTCGAAGACCTCAAAGCAGAGCATCCGGACAACTGGATGGCGGCTCAGGCCGGCCTGGCGTGGACCCGCAACCAGCAGGGCGACTACGATGACGCGAGCTCGCTCTATGCCGCGGCCCTGGCGTTCGCCGATCGTCATCCCGCGGCTTCGCCGGTGTATCGGGGAGAGGTCCTGCAAGGGTCCGGCTACGTGGCGATCGAGGAGGGGCGCTTCGAGGATGCCCAGGACCAGCTCTCCGAGGCGGCGCGGCTCTATCGCGCCGCCGGCGCGGACCACCGGGCATCGTTGGCTCAGGTGCTGGACAAGTTGGGGGTGGTGGCCGGCAAGCGAGGCGACAGCGACGAGGCGGCGCGGCTGCACAAGGAGGCCTTGGCAGAAGTCGAAGCGATCCACGGTTCCCGACATCCGGCGGTAGCGACGGCGTGGATCAACCTGTCGACGGCGCTGGGCGCGCTGGGCCGTATCGAGGAGGCCTTGGCGGCGGCGGAACGCTCCCTCGAAGTCCGCCGGCAGCTCTACGGTGCCGACCATGAAGACGTCGCGAGATCCCTCACCAACGTCGGCGCCCTGCAGAGTATGCTCGGCGAGAACGCCGAGGCCGACCGCCACTACCAGGAGGCCCTCGCCATCAACAGCCGCCTGCTCGGTGCCGATCACCCGAGCCTGGCGGCGCTCTACAACAATCTCGCTGTCAACGCCTACGGGCAAGGCGACTACGAGGCGACGAGGCAGTACATGGAACGCGCTCTGGAGGTCCGGCTCACCTCCCTCGGTCCGGACCACC is drawn from Acidobacteriota bacterium and contains these coding sequences:
- a CDS encoding zf-HC2 domain-containing protein, translated to MDCQSTSEYLPFLLNGSLEEGEKHEVLAHLGTCEDCRRELRDAAFVWTATGTHPPAEVLLDYAEGRELAGFPRDLLERHLADCEVCANAVEAASGAVAETLPLPDPPPASRRPKDRSARSWRVFAVAASIALFAVCGGWLWSRLVPEKPRGDIHVVELIAIDDRVRNAGGTAVEVPPEGPMLILLIPPADRLRDDLDTATYRLVGTAPDVGALFTVNDLALSPRGDFTVLLPSDSLANAALDLRLESRQDGQWQPFAHYRIRPSP
- a CDS encoding CHAT domain-containing tetratricopeptide repeat protein encodes the protein MSLELAVGEERTFSAPLAAGELLHVVVAQDTINVELELFETGTTEDETSIWRANLRPWAWGEEFLFALPSRPTNYRLVVRSVSTRAGSVRLRVERRGRATSRDRLRFEAERAYHSTRFTRAQRGLGLVDDEWVSRARGAARRFAALDLPARQAFALKRVGDLLIQLGRPLDALKPLEEAIAIAQASGHSWPECRARLTWAEAVYARSVDEALAAEEYILANFSAESELPCRMSTLRLLVYDLNQKGDHRRSIELFEEGLPLTERLDAPWDRSALHMNVGSAYLNRGDLVKAIEAYAAAHRGYRNRGDPRNAILALENQVTALRALGEEKGLVAKHRENIAFVENHGQIEDLLGALVNYGETLLALDRPAEAETVFRRAVAEAENAPLEAQAPAWRGMGLALMDSGRLTEAKPFLDRGRRAHLDIGNFPRAIRDTEILGRWQEASGLLQEAATSYLSAADRAEQLRLTPLELTSRIQAAELLWRLKRPSARTQLDRAIELAEDVRRRLPTDRFRSSFARLLRRVYDLALELELAPSTGTVGPSPDQIERAFLLSERSRARSLREFLEASRNAVTAEMDPQLVERERGLLERAESLARQRFELLQGSPTPDPKTLSEFDAAIAKSELDLEVIAAERYRRDPRRAALLDARPVDLPQAQAALGNRTLVSFHFLEDRLLVFVVKSDGITLDTLRPSADLPAKAVALAQASSQPSRFVARFAEDSYRLWRELLAPLASHLDGDSLIISPDGWLHQIPFEALLIEAPAPTDTWSDLRFAIERYRISYAPSAGVLASLQRAGPRPNTAPNLVALGDSLADRPRPALPARRAGGSEKPSFGPLPYARQEVETVARLLAQKESEGDDEIAGHIFLGDQATETVARSKLAAEARYLHFAAHAYVDPELPNQSALLLVPDREHDGLLQLREILHLRFAADLVTLSACQSAAGRQESGEGVMSLARGFLFAGASSLVASLWEVSDSATQELMVGLYGRLLAGESKAEALRAAKLDLVDRPRSAHPYYWAPFVLIGNPE
- a CDS encoding delta-class carbonic anhydrase → MPTSAEDVCQGFGPQTPRDIDQKAGENPRVFGFAPESTQMNLCNIHFHKHAEHKARAYSVAANPGHGHSEHPGVGGGFRCNDSEALPAELLQPAAADDCKLIEAGDTIEVHWVHTSCDITPGPTLGACLSPDNCANPGLRVEAQVFLLVNDPAALDFAEFAYGGNVVNGYHQAKTLPGDTGEPVKFLGSTTGPKYNDGSCSNLQVSWSVRPECARLDIHSLHRWCKDNAFNEHEAHGVRHLVTDVKLLSPID
- the acs gene encoding acetate--CoA ligase, which gives rise to MIPVKPDLAAGAHIPSLDEYRRIYRESLEDPESFWRHQGERLSWFQEPETVGEWDYREVDISWYAGGQLNASFNCVDRHAAATPDKTAIIWAKDEAGEYERISYRQLRREVCRVANVLKAHGVRRGDRVCIYLPMIPELAFTMLACARIGAVHSIVFAGFSADALRDRIEDAECRVVVTANQGLRGGKTIPLKETTDAAVEGLEIDAVLVARRTDHPSEMVDGRDFWLDDEVARQRPVCPAEWMDAEDPLFILYTSGSTGKPKGVMHTTAGYLVYTSLTHQMVFDVHADDVYACVADIGWITGHSYIVYGPLTNGATTVMFESTPLYPDPGRYWRLVDDLGVTVFYTAPTAIRAIAREGDSWVTEYRRDSLRVLGTVGEPINPEVWDWYHNVVGNGRSAVVDTWWQTETGGILITPLPGATPTKPGSATLPLFGIEPVLMDDDGQVIEGNDVRGNLCMARSWPGQARTLWGDHQRFRETYFSQYPGYYFTGDGCHRDADGYYWITGRVDDVLNVSGHRLGTAEVESALVAHDAVAEAAVVGYPHEIKGTGIFAYVLVTPDFADSDAEELVGLLKEQVRQAIGPIARPDRIQIAPGLPKTRSGKIMRRILRNIAAGEYDDLGDISTLADPAVVEKLVAAHRER
- a CDS encoding tetratricopeptide repeat protein, whose amino-acid sequence is MSAERSQALYRILSSALDLDDDDRRAFLDRACGGDEALRRRVDDLLNLETSNAPATQRHGLPLHRAWDPSSPAHQPPADGEALAPEISLPERLGPYRILDLLGRGGMGAVYLAEQEEPVRRRVALKVVAAALLDPQGRMRFQAERQALARLTHPNIAQMYDAGSTDDGTPYFAMELVEGVSITEFCDRERLDIRRRLELFRTLCEGVAYAHQKGLLHRDLKPSNVLVTDHDGQPLVKIIDFGIAKALDQPLVDGTLLTRAKVLGTPAYMSPEAVRDGTQVDTRSDVYALGVMLYELLVGVRPIGKRSDDPLKILGRIAEEVPKRPSTRWRSLDDDSQEGSAEHRSLPPQSVSRALDGDLDWIVMKAIDKEPERRYGSASELAADIERHLSDEPIEARPPTLAYRAGRFARRHRLAVGAAALLLLALLAGIAGTGVGLIQARNEAEAARQALAETRAVSNYMVELFRLAAPDRSGGEQVTARDLLSHGSDLADERFADKPLARSRFLHSIASSYQNLGLYEPAEEHFRRALAILEDLKAEHPDNWMAAQAGLAWTRNQQGDYDDASSLYAAALAFADRHPAASPVYRGEVLQGSGYVAIEEGRFEDAQDQLSEAARLYRAAGADHRASLAQVLDKLGVVAGKRGDSDEAARLHKEALAEVEAIHGSRHPAVATAWINLSTALGALGRIEEALAAAERSLEVRRQLYGADHEDVARSLTNVGALQSMLGENAEADRHYQEALAINSRLLGADHPSLAALYNNLAVNAYGQGDYEATRQYMERALEVRLTSLGPDHPDVAKVRTNLGMVLLEAGQEQAAEEQLTAAQGVLEERLGREHDRTALNLEYLGVLYRATDRVARAVEVLERAHEIRRKSLAEDHPWLADVRDPLGMAYLEVGDLERAEELIRQALDARWQAFGEDHPLRANSLESLASFHLAKGEPEVAEELLRQALELRQRVQGEDHPELIGTLGSLGAVEESVGNIAEAEARYRSALDIADQRPVSALALRPVVARLAVLLEAEGRGGEARALRAKYQG